The Wolbachia endosymbiont of Ctenocephalides felis wCfeT genomic interval ACCTCATCTACACCAGCAGCACCCTTATTTTTCGATACTTGTTTATAAGCTCTCCAAATAAGTTGCTTCGGTATATCAAAAGACTTTGTTTTATTCATTAACTCCTCCCTTGCGGTTGATAAATAATTAAAACTAAATAACTCAGCCCCTTCGCTCCATTTCTATTACAGAAACTTCTTCACTACTACGAGCTGATCCGCCCCTGTTCTTCGCATCGGTACTCTCATCCTTAGAGTTTAGCTCCTTGGATTTCTCCCTTATCATCGAAACGACAGGTTCCCGTAGTTCCGTACAACAGCCTGAAATAGATTCATGCCACCTCTATGCCGGACGCCATCTACCCAGTAAACAAGCTCCTGATAGACTTATCCCAGGTTACTACAGACCCCCTGGTTTTGACGCCACCTAAATCGTTTTCGACACTTCGTCAGTGGTTCACTTTCGTTCATCTCTCTACTCCACACATGACGCATAATTGCGCCTTTTCCATAATGCTCACTACCTTGGCTCTTTACCAAAGCAGCTTATGGTTGTTTAAAGCCTGCTCTTGCAAACCGGCTTTGAGGGGCCCACCCTCATCTGTCATGCAGCTTCAACACTTTCCGTGTCTCTACGGCGCACCCGTAGCTACGATATTGGATATTTTCCAGTGCCCATTGGCTTCATTGATAAATTTTGTCGGTATAGGCCTTCCATTTCTTAGCTCGTACATTACTTGTAGAATATTTTTGTGCTCATTAGGCCTAAACATTACTATTCCAGATGTGTAGAAACTTCTTAGAATTCCCGCACCACTGAGGCTCTGAAATGGATTTTTTGCCAATACAGTTGTTGGTACTTTCTTAGTATGATGTGTAAGGATTATTCCTCCTGTAGGATTAGTTATGGACCTTAGTTTTTCAATTCCATCCTGCAAAAAGTTAAGCATAGACTTATTATTTCCGCAATCAACAACATTATAAAGAGAGTCTATGACAATGAGATCAACGGTTTTTGTATCAAATTTTTCTGCCATAATCCCTTTCATTTTTTCTATGCCTTCAGAATTTAAGGTTAACTTCATCTTCGGTGTAATAGCTAAGTTTTCTGTTGCTACATCAAGAAATTTTTGATTTATTCTAAGTTGCTGCAAGCGCTCTCTTATATAATCATATTCCATTTCATTTTGCAGATAGAATATCTTTAGTGGTTTTACAGGCTTCATACCCAGAAATGGTACTCCAGCAGCCAAGTGTACTAATAGAGAAAGTAAAAAATTACTCTTTCCGACTTTTGGAGTGCCACCTATGACTAAAAGACCACCTGGAGTTAGAATCCTTGGAGCTATTATATCTCTTGGCATAGGCGATTGATCATTTAAGTACTGTCCTACAGAAAATGCTGTAGTTTTGTTTAACGGTAAAACTTCCACTTTTTCGGATGCCTTTTCAATACGTTTAACCCACTCTTCAGCAAGATTTATGTCACCTAAAACTAAGGTCCACAATTTAATTATATCACCCTTAGTTTTTTTGTTAAAGTTATACCAATCTCCTACTTTTTTTCCTGTGGTTTCAACCATAATTTTCTCTCCATTTATACTGCCAATATAAAATCCCTTCGAATAAAATTTACCACCAGGAAGCAAGTAAGATAAACAATCCTTAAGGTTATTAATTAACAGCGGTTTTATTTCTAAAACTTTCTTAGGTGAAAAATCCATAAAATCCTCTTTATTTATTCCAATTTTATTCAACATGTTTTTTAGACATTTAAAGTCAAGGTTAGCGAGCTCACAAACGGTTTCAAAAGATTGTGAACTGTGGATCCACTTACGAGCTTCTTTCTTAAGTGTATGACTTTTTCCTACTGCATCATGAATACCTCTAGTAATAACAGCAGTCCACAGCTTGCTTTCATCGTACTTCAAAATGGCACCCAATCTGCTTCAGAGCCTCTGTATGGAGTAGTGACTGCAGTAATTCTATTCCTATCTCCGTACCTAGTATCGGTTTCAATGCCCACTTTTGCTGTAAATTCTAACCCATTTAAATCTGCAATGGAGTTAAGTTTTCGAGCAAGAACTGCTTTTTCTGAAGTGTCATCCGAATGAATATTACGGGCTGATTCCAAAATACTTCTCAGCATAGAACGTCCTGAATCTCCCCAGCTATCTTCTCCATCTTCTGCTTTGCCACTTTTAATACCAATCATTTGATAGATCTTATGTTTTGCATATGGTCCTTCAATGACAGTAAATTCTGCATTTAAATAGATGCTGTTAGTAGCAAGACTTCTAGTAAACCAACACTCGCAATTCCCTGGCTTAATTGCCATCTTTACCTTCACTATTGTGCCCTTTGGTATTAAATTACTATACGGTTTTACATTGTTAAAATCAGTTAAAAGGTCTTGTAGCATAAAATTACCCCCATGAGTTGATTTTTAAAGTTAAAAA includes:
- a CDS encoding AAA family ATPase, producing the protein MKYDESKLWTAVITRGIHDAVGKSHTLKKEARKWIHSSQSFETVCELANLDFKCLKNMLNKIGINKEDFMDFSPKKVLEIKPLLINNLKDCLSYLLPGGKFYSKGFYIGSINGEKIMVETTGKKVGDWYNFNKKTKGDIIKLWTLVLGDINLAEEWVKRIEKASEKVEVLPLNKTTAFSVGQYLNDQSPMPRDIIAPRILTPGGLLVIGGTPKVGKSNFLLSLLVHLAAGVPFLGMKPVKPLKIFYLQNEMEYDYIRERLQQLRINQKFLDVATENLAITPKMKLTLNSEGIEKMKGIMAEKFDTKTVDLIVIDSLYNVVDCGNNKSMLNFLQDGIEKLRSITNPTGGIILTHHTKKVPTTVLAKNPFQSLSGAGILRSFYTSGIVMFRPNEHKNILQVMYELRNGRPIPTKFINEANGHWKISNIVATGAP